A single genomic interval of Metasolibacillus fluoroglycofenilyticus harbors:
- a CDS encoding acyl-CoA dehydrogenase family protein yields MKLPVVHFTQEQEQFRLEVRAFLQRHLKEGTFRTKCDSWLSGSDPVFSKLVAEQGWIGMTWPQEYGGGERSTIERYILTEEFLAAGAPVAAHWFADRQTGPLLLRFGTEEQRQLFLPKIIRGDCFFAIGLSEPNSGSDLASVRTKAEKVEGGWLVNGAKTWTSNAHDAHYMVTLVRTAPYDQVSKHSGLSQLIIDLHAPGVTITPIPYLTGERHFNDVFFENVFVPDAMVVGTIGNGWTQGLAELAFERSGPERILSTFPLLNELIIELKQAYDTVGLATASKLLAEMWSLRNLSIGVAQVLEEGGEVAIPAALVKSIGTKFEQKIPEIARLLVATYPRLQAERAFDRYMAESILHAPGFTIRGGTSEVLYGIVAKGVVAQ; encoded by the coding sequence ATGAAATTACCAGTTGTGCATTTTACGCAAGAGCAGGAGCAGTTTCGGTTAGAGGTGCGTGCTTTTTTACAGCGTCACCTCAAAGAAGGGACATTTCGAACGAAGTGTGATTCATGGTTAAGTGGAAGTGACCCTGTTTTTTCTAAATTAGTAGCAGAACAGGGCTGGATTGGGATGACTTGGCCGCAGGAGTATGGTGGGGGCGAGCGTAGTACGATTGAACGCTATATATTGACAGAGGAGTTTTTGGCTGCGGGTGCACCAGTTGCAGCCCATTGGTTTGCAGATAGGCAGACAGGTCCTTTGCTGTTGCGCTTTGGTACGGAGGAGCAGCGTCAATTGTTTTTGCCTAAAATTATTCGAGGGGATTGTTTTTTTGCGATTGGCTTAAGTGAGCCGAATAGTGGCTCTGATTTAGCATCTGTCCGTACAAAAGCAGAGAAGGTAGAGGGTGGCTGGCTTGTGAATGGGGCGAAGACGTGGACGAGTAACGCTCATGATGCGCATTATATGGTGACACTTGTGCGTACTGCACCCTATGACCAAGTGTCTAAGCACAGCGGCTTAAGCCAGTTAATTATTGATTTGCATGCGCCCGGTGTGACGATTACTCCGATTCCTTATTTAACGGGAGAGCGACATTTTAACGATGTATTTTTTGAAAATGTGTTTGTGCCAGATGCAATGGTTGTTGGCACGATTGGTAATGGTTGGACACAGGGGTTAGCGGAGCTTGCCTTTGAGCGCAGCGGTCCAGAGCGTATTTTAAGCACATTTCCGTTATTGAATGAACTAATTATTGAATTAAAACAGGCATATGACACTGTTGGTTTAGCTACTGCTTCCAAGCTATTAGCAGAAATGTGGAGCTTACGCAATTTATCAATTGGCGTAGCACAAGTATTGGAGGAAGGCGGTGAGGTGGCAATTCCAGCAGCGCTTGTAAAAAGCATTGGAACGAAGTTTGAACAGAAAATACCCGAAATTGCACGCCTACTTGTCGCAACATACCCACGCTTGCAGGCAGAACGCGCCTTTGACCGCTATATGGCGGAATCAATTCTACATGCACCCGGCTTTACAATTAGAGGTGGCACATCAGAAGTGCTATATGGCATTGTCGCAAAGGGGGTTGTTGCACAATGA
- a CDS encoding acyl-CoA dehydrogenase family protein gives MSEMLEFVTEVVEKIYKDLITKETVDLLEEGKWATTLWQQLVDNELLKVAITEQYGGANGDIADLLALYQLTGYYAVPAPVLEHTLANFILEYVRLTPFESITTISFNDKQMLTMTNGKLDGNIPNVPWARSAQQLVTFAQEGEVLKLIAVGLAQASIVQATNLAAEPRDTVSFQQAEIIAQTEINEQQLQKLIKYTTAAKLAALSGALDKAFQLSVRYSKEREQFGRPIHRFQLVQQHLANLAGEAAIATAAIENMAGALVNETERYEVAFTSIRLDEASKIVATSAHQVHAAIGVTYEHSLQHYTRRLWAWREEGLTTHYWQKQLADDLLQVENVWSWMTTK, from the coding sequence ATGAGTGAAATGCTGGAATTTGTAACAGAGGTCGTTGAGAAAATATATAAAGACCTTATTACAAAGGAAACTGTTGACTTACTAGAGGAAGGTAAATGGGCTACTACATTATGGCAACAGCTAGTTGACAATGAACTATTGAAAGTCGCGATAACAGAGCAGTACGGAGGAGCAAATGGGGATATAGCTGATTTACTAGCACTCTATCAACTAACTGGCTATTATGCCGTACCTGCACCCGTACTTGAGCATACGCTCGCTAATTTTATTTTGGAATACGTAAGGCTTACACCGTTTGAATCTATTACAACGATTTCTTTTAACGACAAGCAGATGCTAACAATGACAAATGGCAAACTTGATGGCAACATTCCCAATGTGCCGTGGGCGAGAAGTGCACAGCAGCTCGTAACTTTTGCTCAAGAGGGAGAGGTGCTGAAGCTAATTGCCGTAGGTCTAGCACAAGCAAGCATTGTACAGGCAACAAATTTAGCAGCCGAGCCGCGTGATACAGTGAGCTTCCAGCAAGCTGAAATCATTGCACAAACGGAAATCAACGAGCAGCAACTTCAAAAGCTAATCAAATATACGACAGCCGCAAAGCTAGCTGCACTGAGTGGTGCTCTCGATAAAGCCTTTCAGCTATCAGTAAGATATTCAAAGGAACGTGAACAGTTCGGTCGCCCGATTCATCGCTTTCAGCTTGTGCAGCAGCACTTGGCTAATCTTGCAGGAGAGGCAGCAATTGCGACGGCGGCGATTGAAAATATGGCAGGGGCATTAGTAAATGAGACTGAGCGCTATGAAGTAGCTTTCACAAGCATTCGTTTAGACGAGGCAAGCAAAATCGTAGCAACTTCTGCTCACCAAGTTCATGCGGCAATTGGTGTAACCTATGAGCATAGCCTACAGCATTACACGCGTCGCTTATGGGCATGGCGTGAGGAAGGCCTTACAACGCATTACTGGCAAAAGCAACTGGCAGATGATTTGCTACAAGTAGAGAATGTTTGGTCATGGATGACAACGAAATAA
- the recO gene encoding DNA repair protein RecO, producing MLHKWEGIVLKARAYGESNKIVTLLTREAGKVAVMARGAKKPTSRLAGITQPFMYGLYLVQRTTGMGTLQQGEHLNAMRTMQTDIHATAYASYVGELVDRLVEEGEPQPFAFEVVRQALLAIDEGYDPEAIALFVDWKMLPYAGVQPILQACASCASTDGEFAFSFSHGGFLCHRCFHHDQYIIRLSPTQLKLIRMFYMMPIEQVGKLDLKPQTKMFIKKIVTTIYEEQTGIRLKSRSFIEQLGAWHANNSEN from the coding sequence ATGTTGCATAAATGGGAGGGAATTGTTCTCAAGGCTAGAGCATACGGAGAATCCAATAAAATCGTCACATTGCTGACACGTGAAGCAGGTAAGGTAGCCGTTATGGCACGTGGTGCGAAAAAACCGACTAGCCGATTAGCAGGTATTACTCAACCTTTTATGTACGGCCTGTATTTAGTGCAGCGAACAACGGGGATGGGCACTTTGCAGCAGGGGGAGCATTTGAATGCGATGCGCACAATGCAAACTGATATTCATGCAACAGCCTATGCAAGCTATGTCGGTGAGCTGGTCGACCGTTTAGTAGAAGAGGGCGAGCCTCAGCCATTTGCCTTTGAAGTAGTAAGGCAAGCATTACTTGCTATAGATGAAGGCTATGACCCTGAGGCGATTGCTTTATTCGTTGATTGGAAAATGCTGCCCTATGCAGGCGTCCAGCCAATTTTACAAGCTTGTGCAAGCTGCGCATCAACAGATGGTGAATTTGCCTTCTCCTTTTCACATGGAGGTTTTTTATGCCATCGCTGCTTCCATCATGACCAATATATTATCCGACTCTCGCCAACGCAGCTCAAGCTTATTCGGATGTTTTATATGATGCCAATTGAGCAAGTCGGCAAGCTAGATTTAAAGCCCCAAACGAAGATGTTTATTAAAAAAATTGTGACAACAATTTACGAAGAGCAGACAGGGATTCGCTTGAAGTCACGTAGCTTCATTGAGCAACTCGGTGCCTGGCACGCAAACAATTCTGAAAATTAA
- a CDS encoding cytidine deaminase, which produces MNIEQKLYQSAIDLIEKRYPSGWGGASAMYTEDGQILTSVAPDIINASTELCIETGAILEAHKLNTKVTHTICIVRENEESEFTILTPCGVCQERLFYWGESVKAAITNQDGRLEYKTLKEIQPYHWYKAYEK; this is translated from the coding sequence ATGAATATTGAACAAAAACTCTATCAATCAGCAATAGACTTGATAGAAAAAAGATACCCTTCTGGTTGGGGTGGGGCTTCGGCAATGTACACTGAAGATGGTCAAATTTTAACTAGTGTAGCACCAGATATTATCAATGCTTCTACTGAATTGTGTATTGAAACGGGTGCAATTCTTGAGGCACATAAACTTAATACAAAGGTTACTCATACTATCTGTATTGTAAGAGAAAATGAAGAATCCGAATTTACAATTTTAACCCCTTGTGGTGTATGTCAGGAAAGACTTTTTTATTGGGGAGAGAGTGTAAAAGCAGCTATAACTAACCAAGATGGTAGACTGGAGTATAAAACATTAAAGGAAATCCAACCATATCATTGGTATAAAGCTTATGAAAAGTGA